CTGGCACCTGGGAAAAGCCACCTGGGGCCACAGTCGCAACCACGATCACGAGGTGGCCCTTGGCGAGATCACCGCCATCGCGGCCGCCGTGCAGCCCGACCTCATCCTCAACACCGGCGACCTCTTCGACCAGCAGCGGCCGCCGGTGCAGGCGATGAAGCTCGCCACCGACGTCCTTCGCGCCCTGTCGGCGATCGCCCCCGTCGTCGTCATCTCCGGCAACCACGACTCCGCCCCGCTGCTGCACTGGCTCCACGGGCTGCTGCGTCACGGCGAGCGCGTCCACATCGTCGCCGACCCTGACGCCGTGCGTGTGGGCACCGTGCTCCGGCTCCCGGTCGGCGACGGCCGGTTGCACCTCGCTGCCCTGCCGTTCATCACCGCGAACCGCATCGTCACCGTCCTCGACGATCCCAGCGCCCGGCGCAAGGCCTACGCCGCGCACATCGCTACCGTGCAGCGCGAGCTGCTGCACCGCCTGCACGAGGACTTCGACCCGGCCCGCGACGTCAGTGTGTTTGCCGCGCACCAGTACCTCGCCGGCAGCGTTCCGTCGCGCACGGAGAACCCGAACCACACCTGCGACTTCTACGCCACGGACCCGGAGCAGATTCCGCCGGTGGACTACGCCGCCTTCGGCCACATCCACAAGCCCCAGGACCTGCCGGGCCGCGTCATCGGCGCCTACGCCGGCTCGCCGATCCAACTCGACTTCGGCGAAGTCGGGGAGGCCAAGAGCGTCGTCCTCGCCCACCTGCATCCCGGCAACCCGGCCCGCATCGAACGCCTCCCGCTACACGCCGGGCGGCGCCTCGACGTCGTCACCGGCACGCTCGACGAACTCCGGGCACACGCCGACTCGATCACTACCGAGATCTGCCGCATCGTGGTCCACACTCCGACCCACGAGCCGGACCTGTCGCGGCAGATCCGGGCGCTCTTCCCAGACGCCACGATCGTGCAGATCGATGAGAACGCGGCGGACCGCAAGCTCGACCTCATCACCCCAGACACCCCCGCCGGGGGCGAACCGGACAACGTCGCCATGTTCAGCGCCTACCTCGCCGAGCAGGGCACCCGTACGGCGAGCGCCGATCACGTGCGCGAGCTGTTCGGCACCCTGCTGCACCATTCGGGCGACGAACACCCACCGGCCCTCCCCGCTGAGGAGCTTCTCGCCGAGGACCTCAGCGCCTTCACCGTGCCCGCCGAGGAAGCCGAGGCTGCCGCATGAAGCCCCTGGAACTGACCTTCACCGGCCTGCGCTCCTACGTGGAGCCCCAGACAATCGACTTCACCGGTAAGACCTTCATCGCGATCCTCGGCGACACCGGGTCCGGCAAGTCCACCCTCCTCGATGCCATGTGCTACGGCCTGTACAACCGGTGCAGCTGGCACGGCGGCAGCGTCTCTGATCTCATCGCCCACAGCGGCGACGGCACCCTCAGCGTGGCCTTCACATTCCAGGCCGGCACCACGGTGTGGCGGGTGGAACGCTCCACCAGCGCCCGCGGCGGCCCGCTGCACAGGCTGACCGACGTCGACGCCGGCACCGTCGTGGCCACCGGAGCGAGCGCCGTCACCACTCAGGTGCGGCGCATCATCGGCCTGGACTACGACACGTTCCTACGGTCGGTCATCCTGCCGCAGGGCCGCTTTCAGGAACTGCTGCGCATGCGCGACCGGAACCGGTCGACGATCCTGAAGTCGCTGCTCGGACTGGACCAGCTCAGCGCGGTCCGCGAACACGCCCTCACCTTGCATACCCGCCTTGCGAAGCGCCTAGGCGAGTACCGCGAACGACGCGCCGAATTCCTGCGCGACCCCACGGCGACGATCCGGGAGGCCACCGAGCGTCAGCGCGCCGCCCAGGAGCGCCTCGACCTCCTTCAGGCTGCCCAACACGCCGTAGCGAAGGCGGCGGAAGCCGCGTCCGCGGCCCGCGCCCGCCACAGCGCCCTCGACAAGGCCCAGGCCCGACTTGTCGACGCGACGCCCGCCGACGTGACAGCCAAGTACCAGGCACTCCTGGCCGCTGCTGCCGGCATCGCCAGCCGACGCGAACAGGTCGACCGGGAGCGGCACTCACTCGACCGGGAGACGCAGCGGCTCCAAGCCGAGCTCGACCAGGCTGATGCCGAAGGCACCGGCGTGGAAAAGACCGCCTCAGCCGTCAGCACGCTCATCCACCTCGCCGAACAGGTACCCCAGCTCGACACTGCGGCCGAGCGGCTGGAGAAGGAGGAGCGCGAGGTCCGCATCGGCAAGACCGCGCTGGACAACCGCAGGCAGGACGTCGCCAACCGCAAGGAGAAGGTCTTCCTTGCCGAGCGCGCCGCCGACGAAGCGACCGAACGCGTCACCCTCGCCGAGGCAGCACACCGGGCCGCGGCGGGCGCGCTCGCCGCCGTCCGACAGGCCACCGACGCCGCCCAGCACGCGCAGGAGCAGCTCACCGCCTGCCGAGACGAGGTTGCCAAGCTCAAGGCGGACGCGGCGGACGCGTCTGCGGCGGCCCGCGAGGCCGAGCGAGCGGTAGAAGCGGCCGAGGCCGAGGAAGCCCGCGCGCGCCGGTTGCACGCGACCGCGACCGCCGCGGACGGATGCGGACCCGGGGACGCCTGTCCGGTGTGCCAGCGGGAACTGCCGGAGAGCTTCATCGCACCCAGCGACGACGCGGCCAAGGCGGGCGCGACCGCACTGAAGGCCGCGCAGCAGGCCGCGAGGCGCGCGGCCACCGAGGAGGCCGCCGCAATCGAACGAGCCACAATCGCCGCGGACAAGACGCTGGCGGACGCGATCAACGGGGTGACGGCCGCCGCCACCAACCTCGACCAGGTCACCGCCGACGTCCGCGCCGTGCTCGGCGACGTCGATCTAGACGCACCGGACGCACAACTCCTGCACCACCGTGCCGCGTCTGTCCAGAGCGCTGCGGCCGACCGGGAAGTGGCCGAGGCCATTCACGGCGAGGCGCACGACGCCTACATCCGCGCCGACTCTCAGGTGCCCGTGCTGGAAGAGGAGCAGACACGGCGGCAAGCCGCCTACGAG
This is a stretch of genomic DNA from Micromonospora sp. WMMD1082. It encodes these proteins:
- a CDS encoding exonuclease SbcCD subunit D codes for the protein MKVLHTSDWHLGKATWGHSRNHDHEVALGEITAIAAAVQPDLILNTGDLFDQQRPPVQAMKLATDVLRALSAIAPVVVISGNHDSAPLLHWLHGLLRHGERVHIVADPDAVRVGTVLRLPVGDGRLHLAALPFITANRIVTVLDDPSARRKAYAAHIATVQRELLHRLHEDFDPARDVSVFAAHQYLAGSVPSRTENPNHTCDFYATDPEQIPPVDYAAFGHIHKPQDLPGRVIGAYAGSPIQLDFGEVGEAKSVVLAHLHPGNPARIERLPLHAGRRLDVVTGTLDELRAHADSITTEICRIVVHTPTHEPDLSRQIRALFPDATIVQIDENAADRKLDLITPDTPAGGEPDNVAMFSAYLAEQGTRTASADHVRELFGTLLHHSGDEHPPALPAEELLAEDLSAFTVPAEEAEAAA
- a CDS encoding SMC family ATPase codes for the protein MKPLELTFTGLRSYVEPQTIDFTGKTFIAILGDTGSGKSTLLDAMCYGLYNRCSWHGGSVSDLIAHSGDGTLSVAFTFQAGTTVWRVERSTSARGGPLHRLTDVDAGTVVATGASAVTTQVRRIIGLDYDTFLRSVILPQGRFQELLRMRDRNRSTILKSLLGLDQLSAVREHALTLHTRLAKRLGEYRERRAEFLRDPTATIREATERQRAAQERLDLLQAAQHAVAKAAEAASAARARHSALDKAQARLVDATPADVTAKYQALLAAAAGIASRREQVDRERHSLDRETQRLQAELDQADAEGTGVEKTASAVSTLIHLAEQVPQLDTAAERLEKEEREVRIGKTALDNRRQDVANRKEKVFLAERAADEATERVTLAEAAHRAAAGALAAVRQATDAAQHAQEQLTACRDEVAKLKADAADASAAAREAERAVEAAEAEEARARRLHATATAADGCGPGDACPVCQRELPESFIAPSDDAAKAGATALKAAQQAARRAATEEAAAIERATIAADKTLADAINGVTAAATNLDQVTADVRAVLGDVDLDAPDAQLLHHRAASVQSAAADREVAEAIHGEAHDAYIRADSQVPVLEEEQTRRQAAYEEARAEHEATLVRLNRAARGVPRAFRPAQGLLLADITHQRDRAQQRQNELKQLCDRLNNVRGRVAELRTASVLLDTEVNTHVTRPAADLRRQLDTLADRVMDAGALLDTAGHALRPSEIPLADEAAWATSLIERTVVLAAACREQAEAARVAADAAEQAAEQTRRGCQADDDHHLERLIRVASTAEHNAGRDLRRATAHQPLAAELDRRIQAAEPTVTALGDLAAVLTDGKFVASAVRQRQLALLGAASKTLLAVSGGKFGFAENFRIIDTGIGRARDVKTLSGGETFQASLALALAVVELASRASGRVDSLFLDEGFGSLDSGVLQDALNALAAHSTAGRLVTIISHMRSIAEITDHVLVVERTFTGSRAHWASPAEREQIINDDLNRGLLS